TGATAATTTTCTAAAGGATCTTTTGCCCCCCAAAAATCTAAAACGTCTTGAGGAACATATTTTGTACCACTTGCTTCTTCATGGCCACGCATTCTAAACGTCTTGAATTCCAACAAAATAGGTCTTGGATTTTCACGAACACTTTTAGCCAATTCATCAACTTTAGCATATACTTCTAGCACATTATTACCATCAATAACATAACTTTCCATTCCGTAACCAATTCCTTTATCAGCAATATTTTCACATTTAAACTGCTCAGAAACAGGTGTCGACAATCCATAACCATTGTTTTCAATACAAAACAAAACAGGTAAATCCCAAACAGCAGCTACATTTAAAGCTTCATGAAAATCGCCTTCGCTCGTTCCTCCTTCTCCAGAAAAAACAGCACAAACCTTTTTATTATTCTTTAGTTTATTGGCTAATGCAATTCCATCTGCAACACCTAATTGCGGACCTAAGTGAGAAATCATGCCAACAATATTATATTCTTGTGTACCAAAATGAAAACTTCTGTCTCTACCTTTCGTAAAACCATTCATTTTACCTTGCCACTGCGAAAACAATCTATACAAAGGAATCTCTTTTGTAGTAAAAACACCTAAGTTTCTATGCATTGGTAAAATGTACTCGTCTTTTTCTAAAGCCATTGTAACACCAATAGAAATTGCTTCTTGCCCAATACCAGAAAACCATTTAGAAATTTTTCCTTGTCTTAAAAGAATTAGCATCTTTTCCTCAATTAATCGAGGCTTTAGCATGTTTTTGTATAAGTTTAATAACGTTTCGTTATCAATAGAATTTTTGATAAAATCAATTTTAGCATGCATAAATTATATATTTCATAATTATAACACACAAACATAACGATAAATACATAAAGTGCACAAAAAAATCCTTATCATTTTATTGATAAGGATTTTTTAATATTATTAAGAAACGCTTTTTACAATTCTTGAAAAATTGCGTGCATCATTCTCTTTTTATCATTGATACTTTCTTCTAAAGCAATCATTGTTTCTGTTCTGTTTACTCCAGGAATATCGTCTATTCTATAGATAATGTCTTTAGCATCATTCGTTCCCTTAGCTCTTACTTTACAGAAAATATTGTATTTACCAGCAGTTACATAAGCAACAGTAACATTAGGAATACTTCTTAAATCTTCAATAACATTTTGAGTCATAGACGTTTTTTCTAAATAAACACCAACATGTGCTATAAAAGAATAGCCCATTTTCTCATAATTTAATGTAAGAGTAGATCCCTGAATAATACCTTCATCTTCCATCTTTTTAACACGTACGTGAATTGTACCTGCAGATACTAATAATTGTTTTGCTATATCAGTAAATGGTGTTCTTGCATTTTCTATTAAGACATCTAAAATTTGGTGGTCAATTTCGTCTAGGATAAATTTTTTCATGTTTTGTGTATTATTCAATTTACAGTGCAAATTTATGAATTTAATTTAATTAAAATAGCATAAAACTGATAAATACTTAAATAATATTACTCTCGAAAACGATTTCGCAATGGCCAATTTTGCTTTTTACACTATTTTCATCCACTTTGTTTAATTTTGTAACAAACTTTCCGTCAATAATTTTATCTTCATATTGAAAGGCAATGTCATTTTTTGAGTCAGAATATCTGTGAATAATGTCGTAGAAAATTTTATCGTTATTAGGAATTTCGAAATACGCTTCATAATCATCAAAAGAAGCTGCATTTGCAATATGATGAATTCCTTGTAAAATTGAAAAGAAAGTATATTTTCTAGACTCTTCTCTATCATAATCATCCGTATAATGACCAGATTCTATTAAAATGGTATTAAACCCTAGTTTTTGAAAGTTATCTCCTGTTGCAGTTGGATAAAACTCATCCGTATATCTACCAACAAAGTTCGGAATTACGTTTTGCAGCATTTTATTCATACTTACAATAACATTCATCGTTTCTGTTCTCCCTCTAGTCAGCGCTCTTGTAACTTCTTCTGAAGGTGCTAAAAAAGAGATTGTAGCTGGGTTTTTAGTCCCTTCTACACTAAAAATAGTTCTTTGATCATGTAAGTTGAAACAAAACTGAGGATCAAACTCCTCTAAAACACTACGTAAAAGAATACTTTCTTTCGCTAATCTATTTACAGCATCTCTGTTTAAATCTACATCATTTGCATTTACCCTTGTATACGCTTGCGCTCCATCAGGATTCAACATTGGGATAAAAACTAACGTACATTCTTCTAATATTTTAGAAAATACAGCTTCTGATGAATTTAGAATACAATTAAAAAGGTCAAACAAGGCTCTTGTGCCTGTACTTTCATTTCCATGCATTTGAGACCACAACAATATTTTCTTAGAACCGTTCCCAATTTTCAATTGCATAATTGGTCTGTTTTCTTCCGAAGTACCAATTTGAGAAACTACAAACTTAGATTCATATTTAGAAAATAGGTTTTCGATGTCTTTATAAGTAATCCATTTTCCGTGCAAAGTATTTTCTTTTTGCACAGCATAAATAGTTTCTAAAAAATTGATGCGTAAATTATTCATATCTATAAGGTGAAATATTTATTCAAAAATAAAGAATTTATGAAAGCCAACAATCATATAAAGTGAGTCACTTTATAATAATAACACATACATTAAAAGTGAATTAAATTTTAACAAACTAAAACTACAATCAAAATAAAATCAAACCAAAAAAGAACAAGCTACTCGTGTAACAACAGCCCTTTTAAATGGCGATTTATTTCTCGAATTTACAGGTTACAATTGTCACCAAACTACAAAGTTACAATTGTAATAAGTATACAGATTACAATTGTAACTTTGTAAACAGATTACAATTGTTACGATTGTAAATTGTAAACACCAAAATAGCAGCAGTACTAAATAACACTAGGTTAGTAAAAATATTTAAATACTAATTAATATTAAATATTCTTAAAATCAGATTATTACAATGATTAAGTGAAGTTTTAGTTTAATACAAAAATACACAGATAAACTATTTACAAATATATCCTTTGCTACTGTTTTTAGATTGGTTACATTTGTATAAAGCAATAATATTACAATGGTAAACATCGCAGAATTTACAACTCGACTTAAAAAAGTAATGGATTTTCATCAACTATCTGCCTCTATGTTCGCAGATAAAGTGGGTGTTCAACGCTCTAGTATTTCTCATATTCTATCTGGTAGAAACAAACCTAGTTTAGATTTTATACTAAAAGTAACTACAGAATTTAAGGATGTGGATATGTATTGGTTGCTAAATGGAAATGGAAATTTTCCTAAAAATGGATTAAGTACTCCAACTTCTACCCCAACTTCTACTCCATCTTTTTCTGATTCCAATCCTGAAACTGGAGGAAAAAAAATTGAACGTATTGTCGTTTTTTATAATGATGGAACTTTTGGAGAATACAAAAAGTAGTCAAAAATTGATCTTAAAAAAGTTGGAAGGATTTTTTAAAAGTCAAAATAGTTGATCAAGTGAAATTGAATTCTAAATAAAGTTCTCGATTTCGCTCGAACGGACATCGATATCAATTATCAATTATCAATTATCAAAAAAAATAAATTTCTCCTCTTTCAAAAAATAGAGACCTATATTATATATCAAAAAGTAATATTAAAAAGTAACAAGCAAATCTGATTAAGTAATTATGTCTGGTTGAGCGTAGTCGAAACCTAAATAAGTTCTCGACTGCGCTCGAACGGACATTTATATAAATTAAATTGACAAAATTTTATCTGATTTTATTAAAATAGCATAATTTAGTCTTTATGAACAAAATTGATATTCGAACCGTAAATGTTACACAATATTTACAACCTCTTCGAGAAGGTGGCTCTTTACCTGCAATTGTAAAAGCAGATGATGGTTTTTTATACGTCCTTAAATTTAGAGGTGCAGGTCAAGGTAAAAAAGCATTGATTTCAGAATTTATTGGCGGAGAACTTGCCAGAGCAATTGGTTTAAATGTACCTGAGTTGGTTTTTATGAATCTAGACGATTCTTTTAGCAAAACAGAGCCCGATGAAGAAATTCAGGATTTATTAAAATTTAGCGTTGGTTTAAATCTCGGGCTTCATTTTTTATCAAGTGCAATTACGTACGATCCTTTAATTTCTAAAGTAGATTCTTCAACAGCTTCTAAAGTCGTTATATTAGACAGCTTAATTAGTAATATTGATAGAACAGCAAAAAACACCAATTTATTAAATTGGAATAATGAACTGTGGGTTATTGATAATGGTGCAAGTTTATACTTTCATCATAATTGGGCAACTTGGGAAAACCACTTAACAAGAACGTTTCCTTTAATAAAAGACCATGTGTTGTTACCAAAAGCAACGAGTCTTAAAAAAGCATCCGAAGAAATAAAACAACTTATAAATATTGATGTAATTACAGAAGTTGTTGCGAACATTCCTGAAGATTGGTTGTTAAGCGAAGGAGAAGTATTAAGTCCTGATGAAATGAGAGCTGCATACATTTCTTTTTTAAGTGCAAAACTTTCTATGATTGATGAATTAGTTAAAGAAGCGGAAGATGCAAGATAAAGTTACATTTGAATACGCCATTATTAGGCTTGTACCAAAAGTGGAACGCGAAGAGTTCTTTAATGTTGGTGTCATTCTATTTTCGAAACGTAAAAAGTTCTTAGGGATAAAATACCACATCAATGCAGATAAGTTAAAAGCACTAGCGCCAGAACTGGAACTAGAATTCATAAATGATTATTTAAACGCTTGGAAATTAATTTGCGAAGGAAAAGCTTCTGGTGGTAAAATTGGTGAGTTTGAAGTTTCTGATCGTTTTAGATGGTTAGCAGCTTGTAGAAGTACCATAATACAGAGTTCTAAAACGCATCCTGGTTTGTGTGAAAATCCCGAAGCAGAATTAGAAGATATTTTTAATAAATACGTTTTATAAAAAACTACTTTAAATATGCATGGAGCTTTCGGAGCAATAACGTCATTAATTAAAAAACAGGAAGCTGCTAAATACAGAAAAGCCACTTTAAAATACGAACTTCAAAAAAGAAGAGAAAGCTTA
The window above is part of the Polaribacter sp. SA4-12 genome. Proteins encoded here:
- a CDS encoding Lrp/AsnC family transcriptional regulator, which gives rise to MKKFILDEIDHQILDVLIENARTPFTDIAKQLLVSAGTIHVRVKKMEDEGIIQGSTLTLNYEKMGYSFIAHVGVYLEKTSMTQNVIEDLRSIPNVTVAYVTAGKYNIFCKVRAKGTNDAKDIIYRIDDIPGVNRTETMIALEESINDKKRMMHAIFQEL
- a CDS encoding M14 family zinc carboxypeptidase, producing the protein MNNLRINFLETIYAVQKENTLHGKWITYKDIENLFSKYESKFVVSQIGTSEENRPIMQLKIGNGSKKILLWSQMHGNESTGTRALFDLFNCILNSSEAVFSKILEECTLVFIPMLNPDGAQAYTRVNANDVDLNRDAVNRLAKESILLRSVLEEFDPQFCFNLHDQRTIFSVEGTKNPATISFLAPSEEVTRALTRGRTETMNVIVSMNKMLQNVIPNFVGRYTDEFYPTATGDNFQKLGFNTILIESGHYTDDYDREESRKYTFFSILQGIHHIANAASFDDYEAYFEIPNNDKIFYDIIHRYSDSKNDIAFQYEDKIIDGKFVTKLNKVDENSVKSKIGHCEIVFESNII
- a CDS encoding DUF3037 domain-containing protein, which produces MQDKVTFEYAIIRLVPKVEREEFFNVGVILFSKRKKFLGIKYHINADKLKALAPELELEFINDYLNAWKLICEGKASGGKIGEFEVSDRFRWLAACRSTIIQSSKTHPGLCENPEAELEDIFNKYVL
- a CDS encoding helix-turn-helix domain-containing protein; this encodes MVNIAEFTTRLKKVMDFHQLSASMFADKVGVQRSSISHILSGRNKPSLDFILKVTTEFKDVDMYWLLNGNGNFPKNGLSTPTSTPTSTPSFSDSNPETGGKKIERIVVFYNDGTFGEYKK
- a CDS encoding HipA family kinase — protein: MNKIDIRTVNVTQYLQPLREGGSLPAIVKADDGFLYVLKFRGAGQGKKALISEFIGGELARAIGLNVPELVFMNLDDSFSKTEPDEEIQDLLKFSVGLNLGLHFLSSAITYDPLISKVDSSTASKVVILDSLISNIDRTAKNTNLLNWNNELWVIDNGASLYFHHNWATWENHLTRTFPLIKDHVLLPKATSLKKASEEIKQLINIDVITEVVANIPEDWLLSEGEVLSPDEMRAAYISFLSAKLSMIDELVKEAEDAR